One Vicinamibacteria bacterium genomic window, AGAGCCATTCCATACCCTGCGGGATGGGGGGGTACTCGTCATCGTCGGAGACCACGAATAACCCGGGGAGTTGGGACGCCTCCCTGAGGAACCGCAGGCCGGACGGCAAGGTCTCCCCGGAGATCAGCGCGAGCGACTTCACTTCCGCGGGATGGCGACGGGCGGTCTCGACGGAAGTGTCGACGCCGACCGCCCCCGCTCCTCCCACTCCAATCGTGTCCCGGGTGACCCCCGGCTGGGAAACCAGGTATTGGAAGGCCGCGTCGGCGTCGTGAGCCCAGTTGTCGTGCTCCCGGTTTGGGTCCGTCGCAGGCTCCGTGCGGCCGCTTTCGCCATGTCTGCGGCTGTCGATGGTCAGGGTGTTCAGTCCCGCCGCCGCCAGGCGCGCAGCCACCCCGTCCCACGACCTACGGGTCCGGTTACTCTGGTGGAACAGGAGCACACCGGGGCCCGGTCCCGGCGCCGCAAAGTAGCTCGCCTTGAGGAGGGTCCCGTCTTGGGACCTGAGGTCAACGACACGCATCCCCGGTGGCGCCGGCGATGGCTCCGCCCGGGGAGCGCGCGCGTCCGCCGCGCCCGCCAAAAGGGCTCCGAGGGCGATCAAGGCGAAGGTGAGCCTGGGGGAAGGGAAGAGGATTCTGATTCGCTTCACGGGAGACTCCTTTGCTCGAATCCGAGGATCCACGGGAGCGCGGATGGACTGGATCGGTGCGAAAGCCAGCCGGCCCTCGGTCGTTCTCGGGCGGTCGCAATCTCTACTACATCATGCGTCCACTCTACTACAGATACCGTTGCTCAGGTAATGAGTTAGCCCCCGGGGGGGGAGAAGGGCAGGGCCTGGCGACGGGGGGGCTCTTGGGCGAGCCCTTGGGTGACTAAGGCCTCGCAACGAAACAACACGCGGCTTGGAAGCTTAGTTCAATCCGGAAGAGCCGTTAGACTCTAGAGATTTGAATCGAAACGTGCGGGCCATCTAGGGTTCAGACAACATGGAGCGACCGGCCCACGATCGTCGAATCTGGGGCCGATGCGGACGGACGGCGGCACCTAGGCGTTCACCGGCAGGGGTACAATCGGCGGCCCTATGCGCGGCGCGGTCTCGGTACAGGGTCTGAGCAAGGCCTACGGCGACGTGGTCGCCCTCCGCGAGGTGTCCCTGGACGTGGAGCCGGGAGAGTTCCTGACCCTGCTCGGACCCTCGGGCTGCGGCAAGACCACCCTCCTCCGCTTGCTCGCGGGCTTCGAGGTCCCGGACGGGGGGCGAATCCTCCTCTCCGGCCGCGACGTGGCCGGGCTGCCTCCGCACCGCCGTCCCTTGAACACTGTCTTCCAGCACTACGCGCTCTTCCCCCATCGCACAGTCGCCGGCAACGTGGCCTTCGGGCTGGAGAGCGACGGGCGGGCGCGAGAGGAGATTCGGACCCGGGTGGCCCGAGCCCTGGAGATGGTGCGCCTGCCCGGCCTGGGGGAGCGGCGGATCGACCAGCTCTCGGGGGGCCAGAAGCAGCGGGTGGCCCTGGCCCGGGCCATGGTCCGGGAGCCGGAGGTCCTGCTCCTCGACGAGCCCCTGGCCGCGCTCGACATCAAGCTCCGGAAGGAGATGCAGGTGGAGGTGAAGAACCTCCAGGAGAGGCTCGGGACCACGTTCATCTTCGTGACCCACGACCAGGACGAGGCCCTGATCATGAGCGACCGCATCGCGGTCATGAGCCAGGGCCGCATCGAGCAGGTGGGCAGACCGGAGGAGCTCTACGAACGCCCGCGCACCCGCTTCGTGGCCGACTTCCTGGCCGTGCGGAACCTGCTCCAGGCCACAGTGGGCGCGCGGGAGGGGGGCCGGGTCTCCCTGCGCACGCGCGGCGGCCTCGCCCTCCTCGCGGAGGACGACGGCGGCTACCGCGAGGGGGCCACGGTCTGGGTGGGCATCCGGCCGGAGCGGATGAGCCTAGAGGGGGCGGGGGAGAACGTCCTCTCGGGGACGGTCGACGACGAAATCTACCTGGGGGACCGGACCGACTGGCGGGTCCGGATCGGGGAGGAGACCCTGACCGTGGCCGAGGGGGCGGCCAGCGCTCGCGGCCGCCGGCGGGGAGACGCGGTCACCCTCTCCTTCCCGGCGGGGGCGGTGCTCCGCTTGGAAGAGGCGCCGTGAGGAGTCGGCGCGCCGCCCTCCTCCTGCTTCTGCCCTGCCTCCTCGCCCTCCTCCTCCTCTTCGTCTTCCCCCAGGCGCTGATGCTCCTGGCCTCGCTCGGCCGGCGCTCCGTCTACGGCGGCGTCATCCCCGGCCATGACCTCGCCAACTACCGCCGGGCGCTCGCGCCCCTCTACCTCTCGATCCTCGCGCGCAGCCTGGGCCTGGCCCTCCTCACCACCCTCCTCTGCCTGCTCTTCGCCTACCCGGTCGCGCTCTGGATCGGCCAGAAGGCCCCCGCGCGCTGGCGCAGCGCGCTCCTCGTCCTCATCGTCCTTCCCTTCTGGACGAGCTTCCTCGTGCGCATGTACGCCTGGATCTTCCTGCTCCGCACCGAGGGGCTCCTGAATCACCTCCTCCGCTACCTCGGCCTGGGCCCCCTCTCTCTCCTCTACACCGACGTCGCGGTCCTTCTGGGCCAGGTCTACGGCGAGCTCCCGTTCATGATCCTCCCCCTCTATGCCTCCCTCGAGAAGCTGGACCGCGCGCTGCTCGAGGCCGCGGCCGACCTGGGAGCATCCCCCGCGGGGACCCTCCTCAAGGTCACGGTCCCCTTGAGCCGGGCCGGCATCGCGGCCGGGTGCGTGCTCGTCTTCATCCCCTCCCTGGGGGCCTACCTGGCCCCTGACCTCCTGGGGGGCGCCCGCACGGTCTACATCGGCAACCTGATCCAGAGCCAGTTCGCGGTGGCCCGCGACATGCCCTTCGGCTCCGCGCTTTCCTTCCTCCTCTCCCTCACCGTCATCGCCCTGCTCTTCCTCTTCCGCCGCCCCCTGCGGGCGGGGCAGGAGCCGTGAGGGTCCGGGCGGAGGCGGGGGGGAGCTCCCCCTTCCGGGGCCGCCCCACCGTCCTCGCCCTATTCAGCGTGGGGATCTACCTCTTTCTGTATGCGCCGATCCTCGTGCTCGTGGTCTTCTCCTTCAACCGGGGCCGGCTGACCGCCACCTGGGAGGGCTTCACCTTCGACTGGTACCGGAAGCTCCTGGGAGACGCCCAGATCCTGGGCGCGCTCCGCAACAGCCTGATCGTCGGCTTGGTCGCCACCGCGCTCGCCACCGCCATCGGCACCGCGGCCGCCCTCGCCTTCCACCGCCACCGCTTCCGGCGCCAGGCCGCGCTCGACGCCCTCGTCATCCTCCCCATCGTGGTGCCGGAGATCGTGCTTGCCTCCTCGCTGCTCCTCCTCTTCGCCGCTCTCGGCCTCCGCCTCGGCTACCTGACCGTGATCCTGGCCCACCTCGGCTTCTCGGTCTCCTACGCGGTGGTGGTGGTGCGGGCGCGCCTCGCCGGTCTCGACCGGAGCCTGGAGGAGGCGGCCATGGACCTGGGGGCGGGGCCGGGGCGGACGTTCTTCCGGGTGACCCTCCCCTTGATCGCCCCCGGCGTCCTCGCCGCCGCGCTGCTCGTGTTCGCGCTCTCCATCGACGACTACGTAATCACGTCCTTCGTGGCGGGGGTGGGCTCCACCACCCTGCCCATCCAGATCTACTCCATGGTGCGCAGCGGGATCTCGCCCGAGATCAACGCCGTCTCCGCCCTCCTGCTCGTGGCCACGAGCCTGCTCCTCTACGCGGCCCACCGGCTCGAGCGGGGGCGGGGGGCGCGGGAGGCGCTCCCCCCCGTGCTCCTGGGCCTGCTCGTGCTCGCCGCCCCCTTCCTGCTCGGCCGCCCGGCGGGGGGCGGGGAGGAGGGGGTCCTGAACCTCTACATCTGGTCCAACTACATCGCTCCCGAGACGCTGGCCCGGTTCGAGGAGCGGGCCCACGCCCGGGTGAGGGTGGATGTCTACGACACCAACGAAGCCCTCCTGGCCAAGGTCCAGGCGGGCAACGTGGGCTACGACGTGCTGTGCCCCTCGAACTACGTGGTGGACATCCTACGCAAGCAGGGCTTCCTGCGAGCCCTCGACCGCTCCGCCCTGCCCCACCTCGCGAACATCGATCCCCGCTTCCTGAACCGCGACTACGACCCCGGGAACCGCCACTCCGTCCCTTACTTCTGGGGGACGTGCGGGATCGGCTACAACCGGAAGCGGGTCGGAGCGGTGGACTCCTGGGCCGCGCTCTGGGACCGGCGCTTCGCGGGCCGGATCCTGATGCTGGACGACCCCCGGGAGACGCTGGGGGCGGCCCTGAAGTGGCGGGGAAAGAGCCTGAACAGCCAGGACCCGGAAGCGCTCGGGATGGCGGCGCGGCTGCTCCTCGCACAGAAGCCCCTGGTGAAGACCTACGACTCCGCCAACTACCACGACGTGCTGCTCTCGGGGGATGTCTGGCTGGCCCAGGGCTGGAACGGCCAGTTCGCCAAGGTCATGGCCCACGACCCGGACCTCGACTACGTGATCCCCAAGGAGGGGGGGAGCCTCTTCATCGACAACCTGGTGATACCCGCTTCCGCGCCCCACCCCGTGCTGGCCCACGCCTTCCTGGACTTCACCCTGGAGGCGGAGATCGCGGCCGAGATCTGCCGGACCATGGGCTACTCCACGCCCAACCGGGCCGCCATCCCCCTCCTTCCCCCCGAGGTCCGCACCAACCCCGCCATCTTCCCAGGAGAGGACGTGCTCGCCCGCCTCGAGCTGATCGAGGACCTGGGGGAGACGACCGTCCTTTACGACCGTCTCTGGACGGAGGTGAAGACGAGCCGCTGAGGCGGGTCGCCCTCCCCCTCAAGGCTCGGGGCGGCCTTCCCTTGGGAGCCGATCGAGGGCGGATGGCTCCCCGGCGGCAGGCGGGGCCACGCCCACCGCACGCTTCCGCTTCAAGATGCGGATCACCGCCTCCGCCGCGATCCGGCGGACGACCTCGTCCTCGTCGTGCACGGCCGCAGCCAGCGCCTCCTGGGCGGCCGCCCCCATCCTCTCCAGGGCCTTGGCCGCATCCAGCCGGACCGAGGGCTCCTGGTCGCGCAGGGCTTCGAGGAGAACGGGGATGGCCATCTGGGCCGCGCTGCCGATGCCGCCCAGGACGCGGGCCGCCCGCGCGCGCCCGGGCGGGTCTTCGTGCTTCAGGGCCGTGATGAGGATGGCGATGGGGTCGGGAGGGCTTTCGGGTCGCGGCGCGGCCGCAGGCTCCGGCGACGGGAGAGGGGGCCTCTCCCGCTCCCCCAGGGCCCCGATGAGGACGGGGATGGCGCGGGCGGCGGCGGGGTCGGGCCGCCTAGGGACGGCGATGCGGATGGTCTCGTCGACGGGATTGAGGGCGCCGAGAAGCGCAGGCAGCGGCTCCGGCGCGGCCGCGGGGGGGGGCAGGGTCAGCGCCCCGCTGGCAGTGCGGGCGAGACCGAGGGCGGTGGCCAGACCCCTCACCGTGCTGTAGCGGTCCTTCGCCCGCTTGGCCATGGACTTGCGGAGCACGGGCAGGAGGCTCCCGGGCAGGCCGGCGGCCGTCCCCCCTTCCAGGGGCGGCTTCTCGTGGAGGTGCTTCAGGATCGTGAGGAGGGGGGACTCAGAGTGGAAGGGGGTCTCCCCCGTGAACATCTCGAAGATGAGGACCCCCAGCGAATAGATGTCGCTCCGGAGGTCGAGGGGCTCGCCCCGCGCATACTCCGGGCTCATGTACTCGGGGGTGCCCAGGATCTGGCCGGTGGGGGTGGCCGCCACCGTCCCCTCCGTCTCGTGCTGCCGGGCAATGTCCAGATCCATCAGGCGGGCCGTCCCCCGCGCGTCCACCATCACGTTCAGGGCCTTCACGTCGCGGTGGACGAGCCCCGCGTCGTGCAGGGCCTGGAGCCCGGAGGCGAGCTGCAGCGCGAGGTCGAAGGCCTGCTCGGGGGGCAGCCCCTTCTTCTCGTGCAGGAGGGCCCTCAGGGTGACGCC contains:
- a CDS encoding ABC transporter ATP-binding protein, encoding MRGAVSVQGLSKAYGDVVALREVSLDVEPGEFLTLLGPSGCGKTTLLRLLAGFEVPDGGRILLSGRDVAGLPPHRRPLNTVFQHYALFPHRTVAGNVAFGLESDGRAREEIRTRVARALEMVRLPGLGERRIDQLSGGQKQRVALARAMVREPEVLLLDEPLAALDIKLRKEMQVEVKNLQERLGTTFIFVTHDQDEALIMSDRIAVMSQGRIEQVGRPEELYERPRTRFVADFLAVRNLLQATVGAREGGRVSLRTRGGLALLAEDDGGYREGATVWVGIRPERMSLEGAGENVLSGTVDDEIYLGDRTDWRVRIGEETLTVAEGAASARGRRRGDAVTLSFPAGAVLRLEEAP
- a CDS encoding ABC transporter permease, whose product is MRSRRAALLLLLPCLLALLLLFVFPQALMLLASLGRRSVYGGVIPGHDLANYRRALAPLYLSILARSLGLALLTTLLCLLFAYPVALWIGQKAPARWRSALLVLIVLPFWTSFLVRMYAWIFLLRTEGLLNHLLRYLGLGPLSLLYTDVAVLLGQVYGELPFMILPLYASLEKLDRALLEAAADLGASPAGTLLKVTVPLSRAGIAAGCVLVFIPSLGAYLAPDLLGGARTVYIGNLIQSQFAVARDMPFGSALSFLLSLTVIALLFLFRRPLRAGQEP
- a CDS encoding extracellular solute-binding protein — translated: MRVRAEAGGSSPFRGRPTVLALFSVGIYLFLYAPILVLVVFSFNRGRLTATWEGFTFDWYRKLLGDAQILGALRNSLIVGLVATALATAIGTAAALAFHRHRFRRQAALDALVILPIVVPEIVLASSLLLLFAALGLRLGYLTVILAHLGFSVSYAVVVVRARLAGLDRSLEEAAMDLGAGPGRTFFRVTLPLIAPGVLAAALLVFALSIDDYVITSFVAGVGSTTLPIQIYSMVRSGISPEINAVSALLLVATSLLLYAAHRLERGRGAREALPPVLLGLLVLAAPFLLGRPAGGGEEGVLNLYIWSNYIAPETLARFEERAHARVRVDVYDTNEALLAKVQAGNVGYDVLCPSNYVVDILRKQGFLRALDRSALPHLANIDPRFLNRDYDPGNRHSVPYFWGTCGIGYNRKRVGAVDSWAALWDRRFAGRILMLDDPRETLGAALKWRGKSLNSQDPEALGMAARLLLAQKPLVKTYDSANYHDVLLSGDVWLAQGWNGQFAKVMAHDPDLDYVIPKEGGSLFIDNLVIPASAPHPVLAHAFLDFTLEAEIAAEICRTMGYSTPNRAAIPLLPPEVRTNPAIFPGEDVLARLELIEDLGETTVLYDRLWTEVKTSR
- a CDS encoding protein kinase — encoded protein: MRCPSCRSENEPGAESCFTCGQVLAALIKRGSLIASRYEVVSPIGKGGMGTVYLARDRVLSEKVAVKVLRPDISRRPEMVRRFSTEMVLARKVRHPNVCRIYASGEEEGRLYVCMELVNGVTLRALLHEKKGLPPEQAFDLALQLASGLQALHDAGLVHRDVKALNVMVDARGTARLMDLDIARQHETEGTVAATPTGQILGTPEYMSPEYARGEPLDLRSDIYSLGVLIFEMFTGETPFHSESPLLTILKHLHEKPPLEGGTAAGLPGSLLPVLRKSMAKRAKDRYSTVRGLATALGLARTASGALTLPPPAAAPEPLPALLGALNPVDETIRIAVPRRPDPAAARAIPVLIGALGERERPPLPSPEPAAAPRPESPPDPIAILITALKHEDPPGRARAARVLGGIGSAAQMAIPVLLEALRDQEPSVRLDAAKALERMGAAAQEALAAAVHDEDEVVRRIAAEAVIRILKRKRAVGVAPPAAGEPSALDRLPREGRPEP